In Gemmobacter sp. 24YEA27, a genomic segment contains:
- a CDS encoding DUF3445 domain-containing protein, whose amino-acid sequence MSLDDAFKDPFFRDESFFGDYTYRNSPHAVNRFPFPFPEDDYMYSVNMEPHVAGRPGSIFEHYFDVDEHYVSEMRDRARVLEQDPLRCQSLPHMTLAGWDLLELIMEKFSEEYPQWFSLTKDGNKWHWVNRPLGIDQKFTFLDESTLPMGPFEYITRQAQGDFTLQDQRDDNLWIEAGMVTSQADWSLDFDIGMNFHEWHAPVPLAHQMGIFDRALKFLLALQYGAPVRRFNWTMTVDPLLDTSPENYHKWGPSKTTMTPETIGKRQHLRVELQTLIRLPRSNAIVFPIRCYLISLDDLVTKPKWARRFHRVIKTVPDELATYKGFIRNKPMILDYLAKYDDGAPTSPGWWPED is encoded by the coding sequence ATGAGCCTTGATGATGCGTTCAAAGACCCGTTCTTCCGCGACGAGAGCTTTTTCGGCGATTACACCTATCGCAATTCGCCCCATGCGGTGAACCGTTTCCCCTTCCCCTTCCCCGAAGACGACTACATGTATTCGGTGAATATGGAGCCCCATGTCGCAGGTCGACCCGGCTCGATCTTTGAACATTACTTTGACGTGGACGAGCATTACGTCTCGGAAATGCGGGACCGCGCCCGGGTGCTGGAGCAGGATCCGCTGCGCTGCCAGTCACTGCCACATATGACGCTGGCAGGCTGGGATCTCCTTGAGCTGATCATGGAGAAGTTCTCGGAGGAATATCCCCAGTGGTTCTCGCTGACGAAAGACGGGAACAAGTGGCACTGGGTCAACCGTCCGCTGGGGATCGACCAGAAGTTCACCTTCCTGGACGAATCGACCCTGCCGATGGGGCCGTTTGAATATATCACCCGCCAGGCCCAGGGCGATTTCACGCTGCAGGATCAGCGCGACGACAATCTCTGGATCGAAGCCGGCATGGTGACCAGCCAGGCCGACTGGAGCCTCGATTTCGACATCGGGATGAATTTCCACGAATGGCATGCGCCTGTGCCGCTGGCCCATCAGATGGGGATCTTTGACCGGGCGCTGAAATTCCTGCTCGCGCTACAGTATGGGGCGCCGGTGCGGCGGTTCAACTGGACGATGACGGTAGATCCGCTGCTGGATACCAGCCCAGAGAATTACCATAAATGGGGCCCGTCAAAGACCACCATGACGCCCGAGACCATCGGTAAACGCCAGCATCTGCGGGTGGAATTGCAGACACTGATCCGGCTGCCGCGCTCGAATGCGATTGTTTTCCCGATCCGCTGCTACCTGATCAGCCTGGATGATCTGGTCACCAAGCCGAAATGGGCGCGGCGTTTCCACCGGGTGATCAAAACCGTGCCCGATGAGCTGGCGACCTATAAGGGCTTCATCCGCAACAAGCCGATGATCCTCGACTATCTGGCGAAATATGATGATGGCGCGCCAACCTCGCCCGGCTGGTGGCCAGAAGACTGA
- a CDS encoding MFS transporter, whose translation MLPKHGIDKAVLGLLILGLGVGAMLAMLVAGKAIQKYGTLPLLRLAALAQAPVLPLVVYAPSLPLLALAMVIFGLMMGLLDVLANSNAVEIERRLGRAVMSSLHGFWSLGGFTAGTLGAWIISKTSAETQSLVAAAAIAALVLVAMPFLRGDPPEGAPQPGTAAAVKDSFLPKDPGIWILGLMALMAFVPEGSILDWGALYLGEAFGADEFTAGLGFAFFAATMAITRFLGDRLRNIFGGVRIFFVSGLIAGVGMALAAAAPGSWIAIFGFAISGLGCANLVPVIFSAAGNYPGQRAGAALSVVTMVGYAGILMAPASIGWLAEHFGHRVTFGGLAVMIFGLAALANRTASADDRQVV comes from the coding sequence TTGTTGCCAAAGCACGGCATCGACAAGGCGGTGCTGGGCCTGCTGATCCTGGGGCTTGGGGTGGGGGCGATGCTTGCGATGCTGGTCGCGGGCAAGGCGATCCAGAAATATGGCACGCTGCCTTTGCTCCGCCTCGCGGCGCTGGCCCAGGCGCCGGTGCTGCCGCTGGTGGTTTACGCGCCCTCACTGCCGCTGCTCGCGCTGGCGATGGTGATCTTTGGCCTGATGATGGGCCTTCTCGATGTGCTTGCGAATTCCAATGCGGTCGAGATCGAACGGCGGCTTGGGCGGGCGGTGATGTCATCGCTGCACGGGTTCTGGAGCCTTGGAGGCTTTACCGCCGGCACGCTCGGGGCATGGATCATCTCGAAAACCTCGGCTGAGACCCAGTCCCTGGTGGCTGCAGCGGCGATTGCCGCGCTGGTTCTGGTCGCGATGCCCTTCCTGCGCGGTGACCCGCCCGAAGGGGCGCCCCAGCCGGGGACTGCTGCCGCAGTGAAGGACAGCTTCCTGCCGAAAGATCCCGGCATCTGGATCCTTGGCCTGATGGCGCTGATGGCTTTTGTACCGGAAGGATCCATCCTGGACTGGGGCGCGCTTTATCTTGGCGAAGCCTTTGGAGCCGATGAGTTCACCGCAGGCCTTGGATTTGCGTTTTTCGCGGCGACCATGGCGATCACCCGCTTTCTTGGCGACCGGCTCAGGAATATCTTTGGCGGCGTGCGGATCTTCTTTGTCTCGGGTCTGATTGCCGGGGTCGGGATGGCGCTGGCCGCCGCAGCGCCCGGCTCCTGGATTGCGATCTTCGGCTTTGCCATTTCAGGGCTCGGCTGTGCCAATCTGGTGCCGGTGATCTTTTCTGCCGCCGGCAATTACCCCGGCCAGCGTGCTGGCGCGGCTTTGTCAGTGGTGACGATGGTGGGCTATGCGGGCATCCTGATGGCGCCCGCCTCGATCGGCTGGCTGGCCGAGCATTTCGGCCATCGCGTCACCTTCGGCGGCCTCGCTGTGATGATCTTCGGCCTTGCGGCGCTGGCCAACCGAACCGCCAGCGCCGATGATCGCCAGGTGGTGTGA
- the argF gene encoding ornithine carbamoyltransferase, protein MKHFLDIHTTSTDDLRAMMDQAHAMKAARKDRPKGTPDDDQPLKGRMVALIFEKPSTRTRVSFDVGARQLGAETMVLSGKEMQLGHGETIADTAKVLSRYVDLIMIRTFEEDTLLEMAEHATVPVINGLTNRTHPCQILADIQTYEEHRGPIRGRKVVWAGDGNNVCASFLHAAGQFGFDFTFTGPETLDPEGKWLDFARSKGSKVTIQRDPFTAIEGADLVVTDTWVSMHDPESARERRHNQLRPYQVNEQLMSRAKPDALFMHCLPAHRNDEATSAVMDGPHSVIFDEAENRLHAQKAVMRWCLGV, encoded by the coding sequence ATGAAACATTTCCTCGATATCCACACCACTTCGACCGATGATCTCCGGGCGATGATGGACCAGGCACATGCGATGAAGGCCGCCCGCAAGGATCGCCCGAAAGGCACGCCTGATGATGACCAGCCGCTGAAAGGCCGCATGGTCGCGCTGATCTTTGAAAAACCCTCGACCCGTACCCGCGTTTCCTTCGATGTCGGCGCCCGCCAGCTCGGGGCCGAGACCATGGTGCTTTCCGGCAAGGAAATGCAGCTCGGCCACGGCGAGACCATTGCCGATACCGCCAAGGTGCTCTCGCGCTATGTCGACCTGATCATGATCCGCACCTTCGAGGAAGACACGCTTCTCGAGATGGCGGAACATGCCACGGTGCCGGTGATCAACGGGCTGACAAACCGCACCCATCCCTGCCAGATCCTCGCTGATATCCAGACCTATGAAGAACATCGCGGTCCGATCAGGGGCCGCAAGGTGGTCTGGGCCGGCGACGGCAACAATGTCTGTGCAAGCTTTCTGCATGCGGCCGGGCAGTTTGGCTTTGACTTCACCTTCACCGGGCCGGAAACGCTTGATCCCGAAGGAAAATGGCTGGATTTCGCGCGCTCGAAAGGCTCAAAAGTCACCATCCAGCGCGATCCCTTCACCGCGATTGAGGGCGCCGATCTGGTGGTCACCGACACCTGGGTCTCGATGCATGACCCGGAATCCGCGCGCGAACGCCGCCATAACCAGCTGCGCCCCTATCAGGTCAATGAACAGCTGATGAGCCGCGCCAAACCCGACGCGCTCTTCATGCATTGCCTGCCGGCGCACCGCAATGACGAGGCGACCAGCGCCGTGATGGACGGGCCGCATTCGGTGATTTTCGACGAGGCCGAGAACCGGCTCCACGCGCAAAAGGCGGTGATGCGCTGGTGCCTCGGGGTCTGA
- a CDS encoding PDR/VanB family oxidoreductase — protein MSGSTRLPVIVTEVVEVNSLIKRFRFVREDGGLMPGFSGGAHTVVEMDDNGTRRLNAYSLMSDPSDSSGYEISVRRDETGRGGSLFMHSGVKPGMKMVISQPVNLFGLDLRAKKHLLIAGGIGITPFIAQMAQLDTLGHKFELHYAMRDRELGAYMKELSARYGDRVHPYYDLEKQAIDLATLLKTQPLGTHLYVCGPKGMIGWVLSTAEKMGWPKGALHSEEFLAPPVGEAFKVELSKSNITVNVGPTQSMLEALEAAGVDAPYLCRGGACGQCECKVNAVEGEILNYDHWLSDEQKAAKSHIMPCVSRFKGERLVIEL, from the coding sequence ATGAGCGGCTCGACCAGATTGCCCGTGATCGTGACCGAAGTGGTCGAGGTCAACAGCCTGATCAAACGCTTCCGTTTCGTGCGCGAAGATGGCGGGCTGATGCCGGGTTTCTCGGGCGGCGCCCATACCGTCGTCGAGATGGATGACAATGGCACCCGCCGTCTGAACGCCTATTCGCTGATGTCGGACCCGTCGGACAGCTCGGGCTATGAGATTTCCGTGCGCCGCGACGAGACCGGGCGTGGCGGATCTTTGTTCATGCATTCTGGCGTGAAGCCCGGCATGAAGATGGTGATCTCGCAGCCGGTGAACCTCTTCGGGCTGGACCTGCGCGCGAAGAAACATCTGCTGATCGCAGGTGGCATCGGCATCACCCCCTTCATCGCGCAGATGGCGCAGCTGGACACGCTCGGCCATAAGTTCGAGCTGCATTACGCCATGCGTGACCGCGAGCTGGGCGCCTATATGAAAGAGCTCTCCGCCCGTTACGGCGATCGGGTTCATCCCTATTACGACCTGGAAAAACAGGCGATCGACCTCGCGACCCTGTTGAAAACGCAGCCCCTTGGCACGCATCTCTATGTGTGCGGCCCCAAGGGGATGATCGGCTGGGTGCTTTCGACCGCTGAAAAGATGGGCTGGCCGAAAGGCGCGCTCCATTCCGAAGAATTCCTGGCACCCCCGGTGGGCGAGGCGTTTAAGGTCGAGCTGTCAAAGTCAAATATCACCGTCAATGTCGGCCCGACCCAGTCGATGCTTGAGGCGCTGGAAGCCGCCGGCGTCGATGCCCCCTATCTCTGCCGTGGCGGCGCCTGTGGCCAATGCGAATGCAAGGTCAACGCCGTCGAGGGCGAGATCCTGAATTATGATCACTGGCTTTCTGACGAACAGAAAGCCGCGAAATCCCATATCATGCCCTGCGTCTCGCGTTTCAAAGGCGAGCGCCTGGTGATCGAACTCTGA
- a CDS encoding dimethylamine monooxygenase subunit DmmA family protein: MSQTQANDIMRSRPLYGRLVPRQGSSHFIVADGEGGEAVAALLTAAPDLKSTTHIVYIPGTNGTDLTTMVSELGAQVFHAAPSYASASQRIRKVLGDAHMGLQLYAAGTEGLIGQVQRDAIAAGLPHDALQTEQRGSLARRVQCVHCKGITENVTLDPFVCSHCGLNLFVRDHYSRRLAAFQGVCIDAEDPGEVPASEERFK, encoded by the coding sequence ATGTCGCAAACGCAAGCAAATGACATCATGAGATCCCGGCCGCTCTATGGCCGCCTTGTTCCACGGCAGGGTTCCTCGCATTTCATTGTGGCCGATGGCGAAGGGGGCGAGGCTGTCGCCGCGCTTCTGACTGCCGCGCCGGATCTGAAATCCACGACCCATATCGTCTATATTCCCGGCACCAATGGCACCGATCTGACCACGATGGTCTCGGAGCTCGGCGCGCAGGTCTTCCACGCCGCGCCCAGCTATGCCTCGGCCTCGCAGCGCATCCGCAAGGTGCTGGGCGACGCGCATATGGGTCTGCAGCTTTACGCCGCCGGCACCGAGGGGCTGATCGGCCAGGTCCAGCGCGACGCGATTGCCGCCGGTCTGCCGCATGATGCGCTCCAGACCGAGCAGCGCGGCTCACTCGCGCGGCGCGTGCAATGCGTCCATTGCAAAGGCATCACCGAAAACGTGACGCTTGACCCGTTTGTCTGCTCGCATTGCGGGCTCAACCTCTTCGTGCGCGACCATTATTCGCGCCGCCTCGCCGCCTTCCAGGGTGTCTGTATCGACGCGGAAGACCCCGGCGAAGTGCCCGCCTCCGAGGAGCGTTTCAAATGA
- a CDS encoding aminomethyltransferase family protein, whose protein sequence is MTNSWRFSALGDRHRALGSDMEDWSGMGTAWSYKVGDADAEYMAIRTKAGLMDVSGLKKVYLNGPAASHVIERATTRNVEKIMPGRSSYATMLSDGGKFVDDCVIYRTGPNNFMVVHGTGNGHEQLAMYTTGRDVDIRFDDNLHDLSLQGPLAVDYLQKHVPGIRDLNYFSHMQTSLFGKPVMISRTGYTGERGYEIFVRGQDAGMVWDRILEEGADMGIMPCRFTTLDMLRVESYLLFYPFDTSENNPFDNEPGGDTLWELGLDFTVSPGKIGFRGAEEHYRLKGKERFKIWGLKLEGNNVPGNGAPVFKDGKKVGVVTQAMHSPLNNWTVAIARLPVEYANNDTKLVVNCETHGEIAATSHSMPFYDVEKKRRTVKG, encoded by the coding sequence ATGACCAATTCCTGGAGATTCTCTGCACTCGGTGATCGCCACCGCGCGCTCGGCTCGGATATGGAAGACTGGAGCGGGATGGGCACGGCCTGGTCCTACAAGGTCGGTGACGCAGATGCCGAATATATGGCCATCCGCACCAAAGCCGGCCTGATGGACGTCTCGGGCCTGAAAAAGGTCTATCTGAACGGACCGGCCGCCAGCCACGTGATCGAACGCGCCACCACGCGCAACGTTGAAAAGATCATGCCGGGCCGCTCGTCCTACGCGACCATGCTGTCCGATGGCGGCAAGTTCGTCGATGACTGCGTGATCTACCGCACCGGGCCGAACAATTTCATGGTCGTCCATGGCACCGGCAACGGCCATGAGCAGCTGGCCATGTACACCACCGGCCGCGATGTCGATATCCGCTTCGACGACAACCTGCATGACCTGTCGCTGCAGGGCCCGCTGGCCGTTGATTACCTGCAAAAGCACGTGCCAGGCATCCGTGACCTGAACTATTTCAGCCATATGCAGACCTCGCTTTTCGGCAAGCCCGTCATGATCTCGCGCACCGGCTATACCGGCGAGCGCGGCTATGAGATCTTCGTGCGCGGCCAGGATGCCGGCATGGTCTGGGACCGCATCCTCGAAGAAGGCGCCGATATGGGCATCATGCCCTGCCGCTTCACCACGCTCGATATGCTGCGGGTCGAAAGCTACCTGCTGTTCTACCCGTTCGACACGTCGGAGAATAACCCCTTCGACAACGAGCCGGGCGGCGACACGCTGTGGGAACTTGGCCTCGATTTCACCGTCTCGCCGGGCAAGATCGGCTTCCGCGGCGCGGAAGAGCATTACCGCCTGAAGGGCAAAGAGCGCTTCAAGATCTGGGGCCTTAAGCTTGAAGGCAACAATGTCCCGGGCAATGGCGCGCCGGTGTTCAAGGACGGCAAGAAAGTGGGTGTCGTGACTCAGGCGATGCATTCGCCGCTGAACAACTGGACCGTCGCAATTGCGCGACTGCCGGTTGAATACGCCAATAACGACACCAAACTTGTGGTGAACTGCGAAACCCATGGCGAGATCGCGGCGACCAGCCATTCGATGCCGTTCTACGACGTCGAGAAAAAGCGCCGCACCGTCAAAGGCTGA
- the hrpB gene encoding ATP-dependent helicase HrpB, giving the protein MEQLPVTEILPDLRAALARAGRAVLQAPPGAGKTTLVPLDLLKSGLFAQKILMLEPRRLAARASAERMAETLGEKTGETVGYRIRGEAKVSGATRIEVVTEGILTRMIQSDPELPGISCIIFDEFHERSLHADFGLALALEVRAALRPDLALLVMSATLDAGPVAALMSDAPMITAEGRAFPVETRWLPRPVDASMRFDAAMAGLIAQALEETTEGGLLAFLPGEGEIRRVEARLQDIPGIALRPLFGAMDFQAQRAALAPVEGLRRVVLATSIAETSLTLPDIRVVIDGGRARRARFDPASGMSRLVTERVTRAEAEQRRGRAGRVAAGVCYRLWTKGEEGGLLAFPPPEIASADLTALALELAEWGSDDLPFLTPPHPATLREARDLLITLGALDGAGSITAHGRRLSRLPLHPRLGHMLMIAGPDAARLAALAEERDPMRGAGPDLMLRLKAIERPPETASRAVIERIRQEAKRLARAVPEGARPGLSVAQWAALAWPDRIGLRRRGDAPRYLLANGKGAIVGTGTALAKERLIIATDLDGDLREATLRLGLAISEEELREIHGPAITWSDEVIWNSRENRVQALKRERFGALVLAERPWPDAPAAALARAALDGLRESGLFWSPAAARLRARIRLTRDETWPEVSDEALLASAEDWLLPHLTRARSLSDLKALDLIEPLKAHIGWDHMAEVNRLAPAHFTTPLGREVPIDYDGDHPAIEVRLQEMFGVSRHPVVGQNRLPLRITLLSPARRPVQVTLDLPGFWASSYADVRKDMRGQYPKHPWPEDPREAEPTLRAKPRS; this is encoded by the coding sequence ATGGAACAGCTTCCCGTCACCGAGATTCTGCCTGACCTGCGTGCGGCGCTGGCCCGCGCGGGGCGTGCCGTTCTGCAGGCCCCGCCAGGGGCCGGCAAGACCACGCTTGTGCCGCTCGACCTGCTGAAATCAGGGCTGTTCGCGCAAAAAATCCTGATGCTGGAACCGCGCCGCCTTGCCGCCCGCGCCAGTGCCGAGCGTATGGCGGAAACCCTTGGCGAAAAGACCGGCGAAACCGTCGGCTACCGCATCCGGGGCGAGGCGAAGGTCTCGGGCGCCACCCGGATCGAGGTGGTGACCGAGGGCATTCTGACCCGGATGATCCAGTCTGACCCCGAACTGCCGGGGATCTCCTGCATCATCTTTGATGAATTCCACGAACGCTCGCTCCATGCCGATTTCGGCCTTGCGCTGGCGCTGGAAGTCCGTGCGGCATTGCGCCCCGATCTGGCGCTGCTGGTCATGTCGGCGACGCTTGATGCGGGCCCGGTTGCGGCCCTGATGAGTGATGCGCCGATGATCACGGCAGAGGGCCGCGCCTTTCCTGTCGAGACCCGCTGGCTGCCGCGCCCGGTTGATGCCTCGATGCGGTTTGATGCCGCCATGGCCGGGCTGATCGCCCAGGCGCTGGAAGAAACCACCGAAGGCGGTCTGCTGGCCTTCCTGCCCGGAGAAGGCGAGATCCGGAGGGTTGAGGCGCGACTGCAGGACATTCCCGGGATCGCATTGCGCCCGCTGTTTGGCGCAATGGATTTCCAGGCGCAGCGCGCAGCACTTGCGCCGGTCGAAGGTCTCAGGCGCGTCGTGCTGGCGACCTCGATTGCGGAAACCTCGCTGACTTTGCCTGACATCCGTGTGGTGATCGATGGTGGCCGCGCGCGCCGCGCACGGTTCGACCCGGCCTCGGGCATGTCGCGGCTGGTGACCGAGCGCGTCACCCGCGCCGAGGCCGAACAACGCCGCGGCCGTGCGGGCCGTGTCGCGGCGGGTGTCTGTTACCGGCTCTGGACCAAAGGCGAGGAAGGCGGGCTTCTGGCCTTCCCGCCTCCCGAGATCGCTTCGGCCGATCTGACCGCGCTCGCGCTGGAACTGGCGGAATGGGGATCGGATGATCTGCCGTTTCTCACGCCGCCGCATCCCGCGACCCTGCGCGAGGCACGCGATCTTCTGATCACGCTCGGGGCGCTGGACGGGGCGGGTTCAATCACCGCTCACGGGCGCCGGCTCTCGCGCCTGCCGCTGCATCCCCGCCTTGGCCATATGCTGATGATCGCCGGGCCCGATGCCGCGCGTCTCGCGGCGCTGGCGGAAGAGCGCGACCCGATGCGCGGCGCCGGGCCCGATCTGATGCTGCGCCTCAAAGCCATTGAACGCCCGCCCGAAACCGCCAGTCGCGCGGTGATCGAACGGATCCGCCAGGAGGCGAAGCGCCTCGCGCGCGCGGTGCCTGAGGGCGCGCGCCCCGGGCTTTCGGTCGCGCAATGGGCGGCGCTGGCCTGGCCTGACCGCATCGGGCTCCGGCGCAGGGGGGACGCGCCACGCTACCTTCTGGCCAATGGCAAGGGCGCGATCGTCGGGACCGGCACTGCGCTGGCCAAAGAACGGCTGATCATTGCAACCGACCTCGATGGCGATCTGCGCGAGGCCACGCTGCGCCTTGGGCTGGCCATCAGCGAGGAAGAGCTGCGCGAGATCCATGGCCCGGCGATCACATGGTCCGATGAGGTGATCTGGAACAGCCGTGAAAACCGCGTCCAGGCGCTGAAACGCGAACGCTTTGGCGCGCTGGTGCTGGCCGAGCGCCCCTGGCCTGACGCGCCCGCCGCGGCGCTCGCCCGTGCGGCGCTCGACGGTCTGCGCGAAAGCGGGCTCTTCTGGTCGCCCGCCGCCGCGCGGCTGCGCGCCCGTATCCGCCTGACCCGTGACGAGACCTGGCCCGAGGTCAGCGACGAGGCGCTGCTGGCCAGCGCCGAAGACTGGCTCCTGCCGCATCTGACCCGCGCCCGCAGCCTGTCTGACCTGAAGGCCCTGGATCTGATCGAGCCCCTGAAAGCCCATATCGGCTGGGACCACATGGCAGAGGTGAACCGCCTTGCGCCCGCCCATTTCACCACGCCTCTGGGCCGCGAGGTGCCGATCGATTATGACGGCGACCACCCCGCGATCGAGGTCCGTTTGCAGGAAATGTTCGGCGTCAGCCGCCATCCGGTGGTCGGCCAGAACCGGCTGCCCTTGCGCATCACGCTTCTGTCGCCCGCGCGCCGTCCGGTGCAGGTGACGCTGGATCTGCCGGGTTTCTGGGCCTCGTCTTACGCCGATGTCAGAAAGGATATGCGCGGGCAATATCCGAAGCACCCCTGGCCTGAAGACCCGCGCGAGGCAGAGCCTACCTTGCGCGCCAAACCCCGCAGCTGA
- a CDS encoding glutathione S-transferase family protein encodes MRDPLILPLTLTLTLTGWRHSIHTAIVRLTLAEKGVAVRFTEVDPFRTPDAAGLSPFGMVQVLRQGDFTLYETGAICRWIDEGFPGPALQPGDPKARARMVQAIAIMDAHGFRPMLRDHYGAGVFALSEGEPPDPARAAAGLRAAMPVLAALDVIAAEGLVMSGPLTLADLHLAPMFAGFTRSPDGAAAVAAFPALNNWWQRQAKRPYVATCLAPLSDHKSGHAISNGI; translated from the coding sequence ATGCGTGATCCCCTGATTCTGCCCCTGACCCTGACCCTGACCCTGACCGGCTGGCGCCACAGCATCCACACTGCCATCGTGCGGCTGACCCTTGCGGAAAAAGGCGTGGCAGTGCGTTTCACCGAAGTTGACCCGTTCCGGACGCCTGATGCGGCGGGGCTTTCCCCGTTTGGCATGGTGCAGGTGCTGCGCCAGGGGGATTTCACGCTTTATGAGACCGGGGCGATCTGCCGCTGGATTGACGAGGGCTTCCCGGGCCCTGCCCTGCAACCCGGGGATCCGAAGGCGCGGGCCCGAATGGTCCAGGCCATCGCCATCATGGATGCGCATGGCTTTCGCCCGATGCTGCGCGACCATTACGGGGCGGGGGTCTTTGCGCTGTCCGAGGGCGAGCCGCCGGATCCGGCGCGGGCCGCGGCCGGGCTCCGCGCCGCGATGCCGGTTCTGGCCGCGCTTGACGTTATCGCGGCTGAGGGTCTGGTGATGTCCGGTCCGCTGACCCTTGCCGATCTGCATCTGGCGCCGATGTTTGCAGGCTTTACCCGCAGCCCCGACGGAGCCGCGGCGGTGGCTGCCTTTCCGGCGTTGAACAACTGGTGGCAAAGGCAGGCAAAACGCCCTTATGTCGCCACCTGCCTCGCCCCTTTGTCGGACCATAAATCCGGACACGCGATCAGTAACGGGATTTGA
- a CDS encoding aspartate aminotransferase family protein, with product MITPVLPTYNRAPLAFVKGQGSWLEASDGRRYLDLGAGIAVNALGHAAPELVAALTEQAGRLWHVSNVYTIPEQEKLAELLVDRTFADTVFFTNSGTEAAELAIKMARKFHYENGQPERTGFIAFEGAFHGRSTGAIALSGAEKMVKGYGPLMEGFQQLAWNDADAIRAAITGQTCAVIIEPIQGEGGIRPMPDALLQEIRALCDKTGTLLILDEVQCGMGRTGRLFAHEWKGVTPDIMMVAKGIGGGFPLGAVLATERAAKGMVAGTHGSTYGGNPLACAVGAKLTEIISDPAFLAEVARKSALLRQGLESLVARHADIFTEVRGEGLMLGLKCIPAPGDVVTAGYQAGLLTVAAADNVLRLLPALNIPDADITEALTRLDQVATSLKAA from the coding sequence ATGATCACGCCCGTGCTTCCCACCTATAACCGTGCGCCCCTTGCCTTTGTCAAAGGTCAGGGCAGCTGGCTGGAGGCGAGCGACGGCCGCCGATATCTGGACCTCGGCGCCGGGATCGCGGTGAATGCGCTTGGCCATGCCGCGCCCGAGCTGGTGGCCGCGCTGACGGAACAGGCGGGGCGGCTCTGGCATGTTTCGAATGTCTACACGATCCCGGAACAGGAAAAGCTGGCAGAGCTGCTGGTCGACCGGACCTTTGCCGACACCGTCTTCTTCACCAATTCCGGGACGGAAGCCGCCGAGCTTGCGATCAAAATGGCGCGGAAATTCCATTACGAGAATGGCCAGCCGGAGCGGACCGGCTTCATCGCTTTTGAAGGCGCTTTCCACGGCCGCTCCACCGGTGCTATCGCGCTTTCAGGGGCGGAAAAAATGGTCAAGGGCTATGGCCCGCTGATGGAGGGTTTCCAGCAGCTGGCCTGGAATGATGCCGACGCGATCCGCGCCGCCATTACCGGCCAGACCTGCGCCGTGATCATCGAGCCGATCCAGGGCGAGGGCGGCATCCGCCCGATGCCCGATGCGCTTTTGCAGGAAATCCGGGCACTTTGCGACAAGACCGGCACGCTTCTGATCCTCGACGAGGTGCAATGCGGTATGGGCCGCACCGGACGGCTTTTCGCGCATGAATGGAAGGGCGTCACGCCCGATATCATGATGGTCGCCAAAGGCATCGGCGGCGGCTTCCCGCTGGGGGCGGTGCTGGCCACGGAACGTGCCGCCAAAGGCATGGTCGCAGGCACCCATGGCTCGACCTATGGCGGCAACCCGCTGGCCTGTGCGGTGGGCGCAAAACTCACCGAAATCATCTCCGACCCCGCCTTTCTTGCCGAGGTCGCGCGCAAATCGGCGCTTTTGCGTCAGGGGCTCGAATCCCTAGTCGCGCGCCATGCGGATATTTTCACCGAAGTCCGCGGTGAGGGCCTGATGCTGGGCCTGAAATGCATCCCCGCGCCAGGCGATGTGGTCACTGCAGGCTACCAGGCCGGCCTCCTGACGGTCGCCGCAGCCGATAATGTCCTGCGCCTGCTCCCGGCGCTCAATATTCCCGATGCAGACATCACCGAGGCCCTTACCCGCCTCGACCAGGTGGCGACCAGTCTGAAGGCCGCCTGA